A DNA window from Phycisphaerae bacterium contains the following coding sequences:
- a CDS encoding transposase, protein RENDFRGRCPMSREKARRKYTRDFKAQAVELCRQPGMTVIRVAGDLEIAPNALYRWKKELAESGADAFRGHGKRTAAVCVMLPAASWVWLEASTAVMRLALSWV, encoded by the coding sequence AACGCGAGAATGATTTTCGCGGGAGGTGTCCGATGAGTCGAGAGAAAGCCCGTCGAAAGTACACGAGGGACTTCAAGGCCCAGGCCGTCGAGCTTTGCCGGCAGCCGGGGATGACGGTGATTCGCGTGGCGGGCGATCTGGAGATTGCCCCGAACGCGCTGTATCGCTGGAAGAAAGAGCTGGCGGAGAGCGGCGCCGATGCCTTTCGCGGTCATGGCAAGCGCACGGCGGCCGTATGCGTGATGTTGCCGGCCGCGTCATGGGTCTGGCTCGAAGCGTCGACGGCCGTCATGCGGTTGGCGTTGTCGTGGGTGTAG
- a CDS encoding RHS repeat protein, with the protein MAPPAHRTRSTPTTAGAFGYDTRDRCNDIDLNGAQLAAYEWLGSAIHSRTTTCDYPGGTKPTIVSAYIRDGLSRVTQVKNELGTPNQNDHYVGPPGAPREYGDLGVFNYTYDDAANPLTETLLYVGNNMPPLRADRAYTYDTLNRLTDADLTDTQDWSNAATATSTFAYDDVGNRLTSTDRDGPSVSYTHDNANRMTAVDASSQTHDAAGNITHTAAVRLP; encoded by the coding sequence ATGGCACCACCGGCCCACAGGACACGATCTACACCTACAACGGCCGGGGCCTTCGGCTATGACACCCGCGATCGGTGCAATGACATCGACCTGAACGGGGCACAGCTGGCGGCCTACGAATGGCTGGGCAGCGCGATTCACAGCCGCACCACAACCTGCGACTATCCGGGCGGCACGAAGCCGACGATCGTCTCGGCCTATATCCGGGATGGTCTGTCACGCGTGACGCAGGTGAAGAACGAACTTGGCACGCCGAATCAGAACGACCACTACGTCGGCCCTCCGGGCGCGCCACGCGAGTACGGCGATCTCGGTGTGTTCAACTACACCTATGACGATGCCGCCAACCCATTGACCGAGACGCTGCTCTACGTCGGCAACAACATGCCGCCCCTCAGGGCCGATCGAGCGTATACATATGACACGCTGAATCGCCTGACGGATGCCGACCTGACCGATACGCAGGACTGGAGCAACGCCGCCACGGCTACCAGCACCTTTGCCTATGACGATGTCGGCAACCGGCTGACCTCCACCGATCGCGACGGGCCATCGGTGTCCTACACCCACGACAACGCCAACCGCATGACGGCCGTCGACGCTTCGAGCCAGACCCATGACGCGGCCGGCAACATCACGCATACGGCCGCCGTGCGCTTGCCATGA
- a CDS encoding alginate export family protein — protein MSRRDTTVLIASISVVCFLSPSINAQPTSPEITASQPAAAEESPATSRPADSPDAKAAPESVRKAGPKYLLLRYNEDYSYLDGEPGTYQKDVFDPIKNIQLDDDWRLRLGGEIRFRLESETNRNFGSRDPTNDTFLLYRELLHADFHYRNTFRIFIEGIDARVADRDLPQIPGMENTFDVHQAFADLRLFGEQSPLTLRIGRQEMIYGKERVIGKLDWMNEGRRFDGAKLMYTSPKFDIDFFWVKPVFFMNKPFSNPWNTHINESMNRKIDHWREEQNFYGIYSSYKGFRNQVIDLYFLGLNDRGFFTNANNRFGDLNVYTIGSRFAGTIGNFDYDIEGGGQWGKWDGDKVHAWMFGGDAGYTFKNVPATPRVGAGFDFATGDATPRDRSHDTWNQLYPTGHAFLGYIDDVARANIISPNVNVSFKPLKDVTAKLTWYHFWLDSNLDALYNAGGVPIRRNVSGSSGNDVGDELDATVTWQIDVHSALLVGWSHFWPSNFVNSSGPSRDVDYVYVQYQFRF, from the coding sequence GTGTCACGGCGAGATACAACGGTTTTGATTGCATCAATATCCGTCGTCTGCTTTCTTAGCCCTTCGATCAATGCTCAACCCACGTCACCCGAAATCACCGCTTCTCAGCCTGCTGCAGCGGAGGAAAGCCCGGCGACATCACGCCCGGCGGATTCTCCTGATGCAAAGGCAGCTCCCGAGTCAGTGCGGAAAGCGGGTCCCAAATATCTTCTGCTTCGTTACAACGAAGACTACTCTTATCTCGATGGCGAACCTGGCACCTATCAAAAAGATGTCTTTGATCCCATCAAGAACATCCAGCTGGATGACGATTGGCGATTGCGCCTCGGCGGCGAAATTCGCTTTAGGCTCGAATCCGAGACAAATCGCAACTTCGGCTCGCGTGACCCGACGAATGACACGTTCCTTCTTTATCGCGAATTGCTCCACGCGGATTTTCACTATCGAAACACCTTTCGCATTTTCATCGAGGGAATCGACGCCCGCGTCGCCGATCGCGATCTCCCCCAGATTCCGGGCATGGAAAACACATTCGACGTCCATCAGGCCTTCGCCGACCTTCGTCTCTTTGGCGAACAATCGCCGCTGACGCTGCGCATCGGCCGCCAGGAAATGATCTACGGCAAGGAGCGCGTCATCGGCAAACTCGACTGGATGAACGAAGGACGCCGCTTCGACGGTGCCAAACTGATGTATACAAGCCCAAAATTCGACATCGATTTCTTCTGGGTCAAGCCGGTCTTTTTCATGAACAAGCCCTTCTCAAACCCCTGGAATACGCACATCAATGAAAGCATGAACCGAAAGATCGATCACTGGCGAGAGGAGCAGAATTTTTATGGAATCTACTCCTCGTACAAAGGCTTCAGGAACCAGGTAATCGATCTGTACTTCCTGGGATTGAATGACCGGGGCTTCTTCACCAATGCCAACAATCGCTTCGGCGATCTCAATGTCTACACCATCGGAAGTCGCTTTGCCGGGACCATCGGCAACTTCGACTACGATATTGAGGGCGGCGGCCAGTGGGGCAAATGGGATGGAGACAAAGTGCACGCATGGATGTTCGGAGGCGACGCGGGCTACACGTTTAAGAATGTGCCCGCCACGCCGCGTGTCGGAGCCGGTTTCGATTTCGCCACCGGCGACGCCACGCCGCGCGACCGCAGCCACGACACTTGGAATCAGCTCTATCCAACCGGGCATGCCTTCCTTGGCTACATCGACGACGTGGCACGGGCGAATATCATCTCGCCAAATGTGAATGTGTCGTTCAAGCCCCTGAAGGACGTAACTGCAAAGCTCACCTGGTATCACTTCTGGCTCGATTCCAATCTCGATGCGCTTTACAACGCGGGGGGCGTGCCGATCCGGAGAAATGTTTCGGGGTCGTCGGGCAACGATGTCGGCGACGAACTCGATGCGACGGTAACATGGCAGATAGACGTCCACTCGGCATTACTGGTCGGATGGTCGCACTTCTGGCCGTCGAATTTTGTGAACAGCTCCGGTCCCTCGCGCGACGTTGATTATGTATACGTCCAATACCAGTTCCGATTCTGA
- a CDS encoding molybdopterin-dependent oxidoreductase — protein sequence MNQPSRREFLTVLGSTAAGAYGITAFSCDQKREAEQIAASQAAIDSISPSDLTWGKAPCRFCGTGCGVEVGVKDGKARAVRGDVASPVNKGLLCVKGYHLPGLLYGRDRLLYPQRRGADGKLSRISWDEAIDLIASRFKSALEQSGPESVGVYGSGQWTIFDGYAALKWVKGGMKSNNLEPNARLCMSSAVMGFVTQFQSDEPMGCYDDFDFGDDFILWGHNAAEMHPVLFSRMLERKLQKPGTRIIDLATRRTPTSDYADMYVEFIPGSDLAIANGILHLLLKKNKIDSAFIEENTVFKRGIEDVNEIGYGCFGDQADHYTFADKPRDSSLEEMRQFLEDYTPEKVSRLSGVPSAQIETLADIYGDSSRGTVSLWCMGVNQHYRGTWMNNLITDLHLVTGKISKPGSNPFSITGQPAACGTVREVGTLNNRLPADMVVTNPDHRAKAEKIWNLPPGTINPNPGYHAVDMFRAFMRGDVTTMWIQTTNPWVTLPNLNRFKRKPGDGRFIVVSDIYPTPTTDVADLVLPAAAWIEREGCFGNSERRTQQWDKLVDPPGEAKEDAWQIIQVAKRMGMGHLFPWPDNDWHKPMFEEYRSFGVGIGKDLASYDQLRSTRGMKWPVVDGKETDYRYAAGHDPYVKKAKGVHFYKAHDYGDKAAIWLRPYHPPPEVPDDQYPFWLCTGRVLEHWHTGSMTRRIKQLYQAVPSAYVEINRADATELGVKSRDWVKLISRRGELKMRAVVDGRGKPPRGSVFVPFFDESWLVNLLTLDSMCNISKQPDYKKCAIRIERT from the coding sequence GAATCAACCAAGCCGACGTGAATTCCTGACCGTCCTCGGATCCACCGCCGCCGGTGCATACGGCATCACGGCGTTTTCGTGCGACCAGAAGCGCGAGGCCGAACAAATCGCCGCCTCACAGGCTGCGATCGATTCAATCTCTCCATCAGACCTGACCTGGGGCAAGGCGCCGTGTCGATTCTGTGGCACGGGTTGTGGCGTCGAGGTGGGGGTGAAAGACGGCAAGGCGAGAGCTGTTCGCGGCGACGTTGCCAGTCCGGTGAACAAGGGCCTGCTGTGCGTGAAGGGATATCACCTTCCCGGTTTGCTTTATGGTCGTGATCGACTGCTTTATCCGCAGCGTCGCGGTGCGGACGGCAAGTTGAGCCGAATATCGTGGGATGAAGCAATCGATCTGATTGCCTCTCGATTCAAGTCAGCACTTGAACAGTCCGGCCCCGAATCCGTCGGCGTTTACGGTTCCGGGCAGTGGACCATCTTCGATGGCTATGCCGCCCTCAAATGGGTCAAAGGCGGGATGAAAAGCAACAACCTGGAACCGAATGCGCGGCTTTGCATGTCCAGCGCCGTCATGGGGTTCGTCACCCAGTTTCAAAGTGATGAGCCGATGGGTTGTTACGACGACTTCGATTTCGGCGACGACTTCATATTGTGGGGCCATAACGCGGCGGAAATGCACCCCGTTCTGTTTTCACGCATGCTGGAACGAAAACTCCAGAAGCCGGGCACGCGCATCATCGATCTGGCCACGCGGCGCACCCCCACCAGCGACTATGCGGACATGTATGTTGAGTTTATTCCCGGTAGCGACCTGGCCATTGCGAATGGAATACTCCACCTGCTCTTGAAGAAGAATAAGATCGACTCGGCATTCATCGAGGAAAACACCGTATTCAAACGCGGCATCGAGGATGTAAATGAAATCGGCTACGGATGCTTCGGCGACCAGGCCGACCACTACACCTTTGCGGACAAACCGCGCGATTCGTCACTCGAGGAAATGCGGCAGTTTCTTGAGGACTACACGCCTGAGAAAGTCAGCCGGCTCAGCGGCGTGCCGTCCGCCCAGATCGAGACCCTCGCCGACATTTATGGCGATTCTTCACGAGGGACCGTGAGTCTGTGGTGCATGGGAGTTAACCAGCACTACCGCGGCACATGGATGAACAATCTGATTACCGACCTGCATCTTGTCACCGGCAAGATCAGCAAGCCGGGCAGCAATCCCTTTTCGATCACCGGCCAACCGGCTGCATGTGGAACGGTTCGGGAAGTCGGCACGTTGAATAACCGGCTTCCGGCGGACATGGTCGTGACGAACCCCGATCATCGCGCAAAAGCCGAAAAAATCTGGAATCTTCCGCCTGGCACGATCAATCCGAATCCCGGCTACCACGCCGTGGACATGTTCCGTGCGTTCATGAGAGGCGATGTCACGACGATGTGGATTCAGACCACGAATCCCTGGGTCACGCTGCCGAATCTCAATCGATTCAAACGCAAGCCAGGCGATGGACGGTTCATTGTGGTGAGTGACATTTATCCGACGCCCACGACCGATGTCGCCGATCTCGTGCTTCCCGCGGCCGCATGGATTGAACGGGAGGGCTGCTTCGGCAATAGTGAGCGCCGCACACAGCAATGGGACAAACTCGTCGACCCGCCGGGCGAGGCGAAGGAAGACGCATGGCAGATCATTCAGGTGGCCAAACGCATGGGCATGGGCCACCTGTTCCCATGGCCTGACAACGACTGGCATAAGCCGATGTTCGAGGAATACCGCAGCTTCGGTGTCGGCATCGGTAAGGACCTCGCCAGCTACGATCAGCTTCGGTCGACGCGGGGCATGAAATGGCCTGTCGTCGACGGCAAAGAGACGGATTACCGCTACGCCGCAGGCCACGACCCGTATGTGAAGAAGGCCAAGGGCGTTCACTTTTACAAGGCACACGACTACGGCGACAAGGCCGCCATCTGGCTTCGACCGTATCATCCGCCGCCCGAAGTGCCCGATGATCAATATCCATTCTGGCTTTGCACGGGGCGAGTCCTGGAGCACTGGCACACTGGCTCCATGACCCGGCGAATCAAGCAGCTTTATCAGGCCGTACCCAGCGCCTATGTAGAAATCAATCGCGCCGATGCAACGGAGCTCGGCGTCAAATCGCGCGACTGGGTCAAACTGATCAGCCGTCGGGGTGAACTGAAAATGCGGGCCGTTGTGGACGGTCGAGGTAAGCCTCCGCGTGGCAGCGTGTTCGTTCCCTTTTTTGACGAATCCTGGCTGGTCAACCTGTTGACTCTGGACTCGATGTGCAACATCAGCAAACAGCCGGACTACAAGAAATGCGCGATCAGAATCGAAAGAACCTGA